Part of the Bacteroidales bacterium genome, CTTTACTGCCGGAGACCGAAAGGAAAGTGTAACGGAAAACCGGAGGCGGCTGGTCCAGGAGCTGGAGATCACCCCCGGCATGCTGCTTTTCCCGGGCCAGACCCATACAGCCCATGTAAGAGTGATCCGCAGCCACGAAGACCTGAAAGACCCCCTCACAGAAACCGATGCGCTGGTGAGCGACCTGCCGGAAGTATGCCTGTCGGTACTTACTGCCGACTGCGTGCCATTGCTGCTGTACGATCCCGAAAAAAAAGCAGTGGCCGCAGCCCACGCAGGATGGCGCGGTACGGTTCAGTCCATCGCCCTGGAAACCGTAGACGTGATGAAAGAACAATTTGGCTGCCGGCCACAAAATATCCGGGCAGGCATCGGCCCTTCCATAGGGCCCAAAAACTACGAAGTGGGAGGGAATGTCGTTCGGGCAGTACATGACAATCCCAATATTCACACCGAATCAGTCATTAAGAAAAAATCCAATGGCAAGGCCCTGCTCAACCTCTGGGAAGCCAACAGGCAGCAACTGCTCATAGGAGGACTGAAAGAGGATCATGTTGAAATGGCCGGCATCTGCACATTCGAAAGCCATGAGACGTTTTTCTCGGCCCGCAGGCTGGGGAATCCATGTGGCAGATTTGCTTCGGGGATAATGATTGGAGGATTGGGTGGTTGAATGATTGAATGATTGAATGATTGGATGATTGGATGATTGGGAACGTGCAAAGAGGGAATAAGATGAAATGGAATGGTTTGACAAGAAGTTTGAATGTTGAGAAGATGGGAAGAGGAGATGAAAGGAAGAGGAGAAGGGTTCACACATTCAAATATGATTCAATTTCCGGCCCACAGACGGCAGCTTACTAACCTGCATTATTCAAAAACGAACAGCCTGTCCCGCTGAAGAAGCGGGATAGTGAAGTTTTTGAATGCGGGATGGTTTGCGGGATGGATGCAGGCTCGCCTTCGCGAAGCTTCTGCGGAGCAAGGCAGCCCCGCATTAGAAAAACCGGCTTTTTGCGAAATTTATTGAAGCAAAAAGCCAGGTTTTTCAATAGCGTCAGAATTATTCTTGAATAATTCGGGCTAAAAAATCCCGGAGCCCTTTACGGAATCCGGGAAATTCGTTGCCGCATATATTAAGACAAACCAGCCCTTAAGGGCAAACAGAAAAAACTTCTTCACTATCCACCTTCTGATGGAAGCAACAATGTATCAACCTCCACAAAAAACCTACTCGCCGGAAAGCATGGATTTCACTTTGCCGGCAATGGCCTTGCCCTCGGCTTTACCTGCCAGCCGGCGATTGGCAATACCCATTACCTTGCCCATATCTTTCATGGAGGTGGCCCCTGCCTCATCAATGATCTCCCTGACCGCCTCAGTAAGCTCCTCATCGCTCATGGGCCGGGGCAAAAATTCCTGTATAACCTCCGCTTCCTTACGTTCGGCTTCTGCCAGCTCATTGCGGTTCTGCTGTTCATAGATCTCAGCCGACTCTTTCCGCTGCTTCAGTTGTTTTTGCAAAACCTGAATCTCTTCTTCCTCAGAAAGCTTCTCGTCAGCCGCCTTCTCAGTCTTGGCTTTCCAGAGCGCAGTCTTTACGGAACGCAAAGCTTCCAGACGCTCTTTTTGTTTGTTTTTTAAAGCCTGTTTGATCTCAGACTCTACCTTTTCCAATAAAGACATAATATTTCAGATGTTTTGGTGTTGAATGTGCTTTAAAATCACCCTCATTCTATATCTTTCAATTTTACTGCTGTTCCATAAGCCAGTATTTCACTCACTCCCTGAGCTACATTGGCTGTATTAAACCGGATGTTCATCACTGCATCGGCACCCATTTTTTCTGCTTCCTTCGCCATCCGCTCAATGGCTATATTTCTGGTATTGCTGAGCAGATCGTTGTACTCGGAAATCTCTCCGCCTGCAATATTCTTAAAAAAAGCGACGATATCACGGCCGAAAAAGCGGGCCCTGGTGCTGTTTCCCCGCACCAAACCAAGAGTTTCCATAACTTCTTTCCGGGCAATATGTTCTGTATTGGTAATGATCATGATCTCCTATTTTTAATCAACGTTATCGTGAAGATAGGAATTGTTTTCCCTTAAACGGGTCTTTTTCTTGCCCTGTTCATCCATCTCGTCATCCGAGAGGGTATATCTCGATACCTTGGACTCCTTGCTGTATTTCGGATGATCGATCTTTATCTTTTTGCGTTTATAAGCCGGTTCGTTCTCCAGGGCTTCCACATTTTTCAGATCCCGCAACACATTTTTGGATTTTCCGGATTTCTCGCGGTTCTCCCGGATTTTTTCCAGCATTTCATCCTTCTCCATAAGGGTTTGGTTTTCCCCGCCGGCATCCTTATCCTTCTTGTGCTTAACGATGAATTGATCCTCGTTTTCTTCGTTATGGATGTCGAAATCAAATGTTCTCTGGTTATTTCCCGGGGCTTCAGAATGATCCTCTTCGTTCCTGGTATATTGGGTATAACCCCCAGATTCTCCTTCCCGGGCTCCTTCTTCAAGGGTGACTTTCCGCTTGTAGGATTTTTTGGCATACAGTTCAGGAATGCTGTTGTCCTCAAATCCTGTAGCGATAATGGTTACACTGACCTTATTTTCAAGGGTTTCATCGGTACCGGTACCCCAGATGATATTCGGATTGGCACCCACTTCTCCGTTGATATAATCGGTGATCTCCCCGATTTCATCCATGGTGATCTCCTCAGTGCCCGAATTGATGTTGAGCAGGATATTTTCCGTGCCGGTAATGTCATTGTCATTCAGCAGCGGGGAGCTAAGGGCTTCTTCTATGGCCTTGGTAGCCCGACTTTCGCCTTCAGCCATGCCGGTTCCCATGAGAGCTACACCACTGTTGGCCAGTACGGTGTGGACATCGGCAAAATCCACATTTACATAACCGGGCACTGTGATGATCTCTGCAATTCCTTTGGCGGCGGCAGCCAGTATGTTATCTGCATGGGAAAAGGCTTCCGAGAGTTTCATGTTCCCTGCCACCTCCCGCAGCTTTTCATTATTGATAACGAGCAGGGAATCCACATGCTCTCCAAGTTCATTAATGCCTTCTATAGCCTGGCTGATCCTCCGCTGTCCTTCAAAACGGAAGGGGATGGTCACAATGGCAACGGTAAGAATTCCCTGCTCTTTAGCAGCCTTGGCAATAATGGGAATGGCCCCGGTGCCGGTGCCTCCTCCCATGCCGGCAGTAAGAAACACCATTTTGGTGTGGCTGCTCAATGCTTCCATCACATCATCCAGATTTTCAATGGCAGCCTGCTTGCCAATTTCCGGCTTGTTTCCCGCACCACGGCCTTCAGTGAGGGATTCGCCAAGCTGTATCTTCACAGAAACCGGACTTCTGGATAGAGCCTGCGCATCGGTATTGCATACTACAAAGTTAACGTCTTTTATGCCCTGATCATACATATGATTGATGGCATTGCCTCCTCCCCCGCCTATACCTACAACCTTAATAATGGAAGAGTTATCAACCGGGAGATCGAAATTCATAAGTCTGTCTTCAGCCATAATATTGAGTTTGCAAATTTTACAATATCTTTAATTATCAAAATGAGTTATTAGTAAATCATGTGCTACATTTCCGTATCGTTTTCTTCGAATATATCATTGAAAGCATCTTTAAGCCTGGAAAAAAGGTTTTTCCTGTCATTCTCCTGTTCGGCGGGCTCATTTTCTTCCTGCGACTCCTCTTCCGGTTCTTCTTTCTGTGCGTATTTCTCCCTGTCCTGTTCGTAGATTTCATGGCCCTTCAATACCAGTCCAACACTGGTGGAAAATATGGGATCGTTGACCTCCTTAACGCTTTCGGAAGCAAGTCTGACCGCCGGATAACCGAGCCGGACATCCATACCGGTTACAAACTTTATAAGCTGGGGCAGATCTCTCAGCAACGCGCCACCCCCGGTGACGACTATCCCTGCGCTCATCCTGTCATAATAGCCGGAATTCTCAATTTCATAAAGCACCGCATTCAATATCTCTTCCATCCTGGATTGAATGATATAAGCCAGGCTTTTCAGCGTAATTTCCTTGGGTTCTCTACCGCTGATACCGGGTATGGACACCACTTCATCTTCCCGTGCAAGATCTCCCAATGCCGAACCATACTGTACTTTCAACAATTCGGCCTGACGCTGTAGGATGGAACATCCTTCCTTGATGTCCTTGGTTACCACATCCCCGCCAAAGGGTATCACAGCAGTATGACGGATGATCTCATCGTAATAGACCGCCACATCAGTCGTTCCCCCGCCTATATCCACGAGGGTCACTCCGGCTTCCTTTTCATCGGCAGTAAGAATGGCAGTAGATGAAGCCAGTGGCTGCAGAATAAGCTCATTCAGGGAAAGCCCTGCCTTGCTGATGCATTTTCCGATGTTCCTGGCCGAGGTGATCTGCCCGATCACTATATGGAAATTGGCTTCCACCCGTCGGCCCAACATTCCCACCGGATTTTTAATGCCGGTTTCATTGTCCACAATAAAATTCTGAGGCAATACATGAATGATTTCTTCACCCACATCAATGGAAATGTTATACATCTCATTGATAAGGGCATCGATGTCTTCCTTTGTGATCTCATCTTCCGAGGAATTGCGATTGATGTATCCCCTGTTCCGTATGGTCTTAATATGTTGTCCGGCAATACCGACAAAAACGTTGGTCAATGAGGTTCCCGAGGCAGCCTGAACCTCATTGACGGTCTTTTTGATGGCGTTCACAGTTTCATCGATATTCTGAACTACTCCACGTTTAATACCTGTGGAGGGAGTCTTGCTTACCCCCATAATATCAACCTTACCGTTCTCTTTTATTTTACCTACGATGGCAGCAACCTTGGTGGTTCCTATGTCTACAGCAGCGACAAGATGTTCGTTATAACTCATTTTGATTATTTTTTAGTGCAGATTATTTGATTGTCGTATTTTAAACTGATCTTGAGATATTGATTCCATCCCACCTGATTAAGTCCCTTCTTATAAAAGGCTCTCAGGTTTCGGAATTTCTGCCGGTAGCCCTCAAATTCACCCAACGAAATCAGATGACTGCCCACCCGGGGAATGAGCTCATACTCTCCTTCCCTGTTCCGGTAAATTTGTTCGATTTGGGATTCCCAGAAAGGATCTCCGTTGATGAACCTGGCCAGTTCAAATATTTCGCAGACAGAATACTTCTCCTTTCCATCCTTATTTTCAAGGCAATTCATCCGATCCATCCGGGCTACTTCAAAAAATCCGGTAATCTCCCCGGAAGCCACCAGCACGTGAGATGAATAACCGGAGGACAAGGGTATGATGGCTCCTTCATCATCAATATAATAACCCCTGTCGCTTTCGTTGACCACCCTTACGATCGGATTACGCTGATCGATCTCCAGATGCAGATTCCCGTCGGCGGTAAAATACACTTCGGCTTGCCTGATTTCCTCCCTTTCACTCAAATGTTCTTCCAGCTTTCTGGTATTGATAAGTTTTACAGGTTCTCCCAGCACCTTCATATCCAAATCATGTATATAGTCCCGGATGCTTTCTTCCGTCACAAAGCGATCCTTAAGGCTATCCACTACACGAACCTGAATGTTGCTGCAAATGGTATTCTTTCTCTTTTCTTCCGTAAATGACAGGGAAAAGATCAGGTACATCAGAATACCCATCCACAACGCTATGTATTTTATCTTATCCAAGGGTAACCTTATATTTATCATCACTTTTATTCATTTCCGTAACGTTCCTGCAGTTGATCACAAATGGGCCCGACCAGCCTGTCAATATCGCCGGCTCCCATGGTTATCAATGCTTCTATCTCCCTTTTGCTTAACATATCAGGCAGATCTTCCCGGGCACATATAGTGGCCGGAATGTTTTCAATGTGTTTCAGTATAATTTCCGAATTGACCCCGGGGATCGGCTCCTCTCTCGCGGGATAAACATCCAGTAGAATGACTTCATCCAGCTGTTCAAGGCTTTTTGCAAATTGATACGCAAAATGCTGCGTTCTGGAATACAAATGAGGCTGAAACACCCCAATGATCTTTTTCTTCGGATAAAAGTCCCGTACAGAACGAATGGTATAGCTTATCTCCCTGGGATGATGAGCATAATCATCAATATACACCACCCCATTCTGATTAAATTGTATATCAAATCTCCTTTGAACGCCCTGAAAGGCAGATAGATTTTTGAACAAATATTCCCTGTCCACCCTTTGCAGATAAGCCATGGTAAGAGCGGCCACTGCATTTTCAACATTCACCAGCCCGGGTATGGACAAGGTGAAATTTTTCAATGTTTCCCGGGGAGTCACCAGATCGAACCGGTACTTGGCATCGGTGATCTCAATATTAGAGGCATAAAAGTCGGCGCCGGCATTCAGAGAATAAGTATAAGTTTTCAGATCTTTCTCCTCAGGGATTTTCAAGGAAACGTCTTTGTGACAAACAAGCGTACCGTTCTGAGGCAATTTACCTGCAAACTCCTCAAAGGCCTCCTTTATAGAAGCTTTGTCGTTGTAAATATCCAGGTGATCTTCATCGATGGAAGTGATCAAAGCCATATTCGGACTCAGGTTCAGGAACGAACGGTCAAACTCATCGGCTTCCACCACCATCAGATTGCTTTTCTTATTGATTATAAGATTCGAATCATAATTCTTCAGTATTCCCCCGAGAAAGGCATTACAGCCAAAGGAACTGTTATTGAGCAGATGTGCCAACATGGAAGATACGCTTGTTTTCCCGTGTGTGCCGGCGACAGCCATACAGGTTTTATTTCTGGAAATCTCACCCAGCACTTCAGACCGCTTAAGTACTGCATAGCCGTTTTCCCTAAAATAATTCAGCTCCTTATGATCCTTTTTAATAGCCGGAGTATAGACAACCAGTGTACGCTTCTTGTTCTGGGTGAATGCTGAGGGGATCAATCCCGGCTCATCCTCATAATGGATGATAACGCCTTCTTTCTCCAGTTGCTGCGTCAGGGGTTTGGATACCCTGTCGTAGCCGGCAACCACCTTACCCAGACTATTGAAATACCTGGCAAGGGCGCTCATTCCGATGCCTCCCACACCGATAAAATACACTCTATTTATCCGTTCCAGATTCATCTTTAAATCATTTATCAGCCAGCCTTACAACTTCTTCCGCGATTCTTGCTGCAGAATCGGGTTTGGCTATTTTAGCTATATTGTCCGACAATTCTTTTCGCTTATTGTCATCCTCCAGTAAAGTGAACGCTTTACTTACCAGGAAAAACCTGGCATCCTCGTCTTCAACCAGCACGGCGGCGTTTTTTTCAACCAACGACATGGCATTCTTTGTCTGATGGTCCTCAGCCACATTGGGAGAAGGAACCAGGATCGCAGGTTTCTTTATCAAAGCCAGCTCAGAGATCGTTCCTGCTCCAGCTCTTGAGATAATCACATCAGCAACTGCATAGGCAAGGTCCATCCGGTCGATGAAATCCACCAGTCTAACATGGGGAAGACTGAAATGCTTCACTTCATCCAGCGCACGCGAATAATAATTCTTGCCGCATTGCCAGATAAGTTGTACATCTTCCTTTTCAAACTCCCAGAGATGCTCTATAATGCTTTCATTGACCGATCGGGCGCCACCACTTCCTCCCAGCACAAGGATGGTTTTCATCTCTCCGGAAAGCTCAAAATGTTTCAGGCCTTCCTCTTTTTTATCCGCAATATTCAGCAAATTGCTCCTTAACGGATTACCGGTTATCTCGATCTTTTCGGCGGGAAAATATTTTTCCATGCCCTCATAAGCCACACAAATTTTATCGGCTTTGCCGGCAAGCATCCTGTTGGTAATACCTGCATAGGAATTCTGTTCCTGAATGAGCACCGGAATGCCTCTTTTTTCTGCTACTCTAACAATTGGACCACTGGCATAACCTCCTACCCCAACCACCACATCAGGCTTAAAATCTTTAATAATATTGCGTGAGCGATTTAAGCTTCTTATCAACTTAAAGGGCACCAGAAGATTTTTCCACGTAAGCCTGCGTTGTATCCCTGCAACCGGTAAGCCAACGATCCGATAGCCTGCATCCGGAACCTTCTTCATTTCCATCCGGCCTACTGCCCCTACAAAAAGAATATTCACCCGGTATTCCAGCCGATGCAAAGCATCCGCAATGGCCAGAGCCGGAAAAACATGTCCGCCAGTTCCTCCTCCGCTAATGATGACATTTAACTCTTTATCACTCATCTTCCTGACCCTCTTTCTCATTTTCATATTCATCTTCTGTTTCCGCATCTTCCGTTTCTTCTTTATCAGATAGAGCTTTATCTTTGTCTACTGATCTGCTCACGTTTAATATAATGCCAATGGCGATGCTGGTGAATACCAGCGACGAGCCGCCCATACTTACAAACGGCAGCGTTTGCCCCGTAACGGGAAACAAACGCACCGTAACACCCATATTGATGATGGCCTGGAGAACAAGCAACAAAGACAGACCTATGGAGAGAAAAGCTCCGAAGGTCCGGGTGCTTTTCTTCACAATCACCCCTGCCCTGTAAAGAAGAAACAAATAGAGAAACAGTATCATCAGTCCGCCAAGAAATCCATATTCTTCAACAATCAAGGCATAGATGAAATCAGAATAGGCATGGGGAAGAAAATCACGCTGTGTGCTGTTTCCCGGACCTTTTCCAAGTAAACCACCGGTAGCAATGGCTATCTTAGACTGCTCCACCTGGTAGTTGTCTTGCTCCTCACCTCCTACAAATCCTTCGACTCTGTTCTCCCATGTAGTCACACGTGCCTGATGACCGGCCAACATGATACCCCCTACCAGAACGGCCAATAGAAAGATGCCCACCAGCACCAGCGAAAACAAATATTTTATTCTCACCCTGCCGATAAACATGAGGATCATCACGGTGGTAAAGAGTATGGCTGCCGTGGAAAAATTGGACGGCAGTATCATTCCGCATACCAACAGAATGGGGATAAACAAATAGCCCAACACTTCCCTGGAATGCCGGATGCTATATTGTTTAACGGACAATATCCGTGCAACATACATTACCAGGGCCAGCTTGGCAAAATCTGAAGTTTGGAGGGTAAGCCCAATACCGGGCACGGTAAGCCACCTTCTGGCCTGGTTATAAGTAGTTCCGCTGGAAATTGTCAGTACAAGCAAAATGAGCGCAATCAGTAAAAATATCTGTGAAAGGCGGGAGTATAATTTAAAAGGGATGTTATGCACCACAAAAATGATGACCAGGCTTAATACAAGCAGGGAAAAATGCTTCAATATATAGCTGGCTGCGCTTGCATCCTGTGACTGATATGCCAGTGTACCGGTAGAACTGTAAACTGCCAGTAAGGAAACCAGGGAAAGAAGGATCACTACCCCCCAGATCACGCCATCTCCTTTGAAATATTTTGCCAGAATTTCCCTCATATTAAATCATTTTACTTAAAAAATGGTTTTATAGCCTGCGTACAGCCTGTTTAAACTGATCGCCACGCTCTTCATAATTTTCAAAAAGATCGAAGCTGGCACATGCCGGTGAAAGGAGTACGGTATCCCCTTTCTTACCCAGATAATAAGCAGTACGAACAGCTTCTTCAGCCGATTTGGTGTCTACAATGGTATCTACGATATCTTGGAAAGCCTGGTGAATTTTCGTATTGTCCACTCCAAGGCAGATAATGGCCTTAACTTTACTGGATACCAAATCCCGCAGAAAAGAATAGTCATTGCCTTTATCCTGCCCGCCGGCAATCCAGATAAGATTTCCGGGCATACTTTCCAACGCATACCAGGTAGAATTGACATTCGTAGCCTTAGAATCATTGACAAACTCAATACCGTGAATTTTCAGCACATGTTCCAGACGATGTTCCACCCCCTGAAAATTTGCAAGACTCTTTCGTATCGACTCTTTACGAATGTTCAGTGCCTGGGCCGCAATTGAAGCGGCCATGGAATTATACGCATTGTGTTTGCCCTTTAGTGCAAGATCATGTATTGACATAGTGAGTTCACTGTTTTTATAGATTACATGCATGGTTTCATTTTCAATAAAAGCACCCGGCGCAGTACCGGCTTGATGGGAAAACGGGACCTGTTCAGCAGCCAGCTTCCTTTTGGACAACTCTGCCTGTATGATCTCATCATCCGCATTATAAACAAAAAGATTCCCGGCATCGAGGTTCATGGTGATGCGGAATTTGGAATCGACATATCTTTGTAACTGATGCCCGTATCGGTCCAGGTGATCCGGTGTGATGTTCAGTAAAATAGCAATATCGGGCTTAAACTCATAAATTCCGTCAAGCTGGAAGGAGCTGAGTTCAATCACATAATAATCATACGCCGCGGTAGCCACCTGATAAGCAAAACTGTTGCCCACATTGCCGGCCAAACCAGCATTCAATCCTGAATTATCCAGCATAAAGTGGGTAAGCTTAGCCGTAGTGGTCTTACCATTGCTTCCGGTGATGCAGATGGTATAGGCAGAAGTATAACGGGAGGCAAATTCAATCTCCGAGATCACAGGTATGCCCTGTTCCCGGACCTTCACAACAACATTCGCATCCTCGGGTATACCCGGACTTTTGATCACTTCCCCGGCCTTCAGGATTTCATTTTCGCTGTGGGTTCCTTCTTCCCAGGTAATATCATGCTTTTGAAGCAGATCTCTATAGGTTGGCTTCACCGCCCCCTGATCCGATACAAACACTTCAAATCCCTGTTTTTTTGCCAAAACAGCAGAACCTGCTCCGCTTTCACCCGCACCCAATATGACCATTCTGTTATTCATTACCAATACTTTATGCTTACCTTATCTTAAGTGTAACAATCGTGATAACTGCCAGCAAGATAGCTATAATCAAAAACCGGGTAACAATCTTCGGCTCCGGATAACCCTTCATCTGATAATGGTGATGAAGCGGCGCCATCTTGAAAATCCTTTTTCCCACTCCATATTTTCTTTTCGTATATTTAAAGTAAGATACCTGCAACAATACGGATATGCTTTCAATAAAAAACACCCCGCATAAAATAGGTATAAGAAGCTCTTTACGAATGACGATGGCACATACGGCTATGATCCCACCCAGGGCAAGACTCCCGGTATCTCCCATAAATACCTGGGCAGGATAAGAATTATACCACATAAATCCAATGGTGGCACCTATGAAAGCACTGATATAGATCACCAGTTCATGGGAATAAGGTATAAACATAATATTCAGGTAGTTCGCATAAACCATGTTACTGGAAACATAAGCCAATATTCCCAATGTAGCACCAATAATGGCTGATGTGCCCGTAGCGAGGCCATCCAACCCATCGGTAAGATTGGCTCCATTGGATACCGCCGTAACGATCAATATAGTTATGATCACAAAGGCTACCCAGGCAAGCATGTCTTTATACTTGCCGGCAAAGGCCACCAGGTATTTGTAATCAAATTCATTGTTCTTTACAAAAGGGATGGTCGTTATAGTTGATTTAACATCTTTGGTATACTGCTTTTCTCCGTCATCAATACGTTCATATCCATCCATTACCTCCACAGCGGTTTTATCTTTGACCTCTTCTTCACTCAGTTGTTTCCTCACTTTCACATCATCGCTCATGTAAAGGGTTAAGCCAACAATGAGCCCCAAAACAACCTGACCGGCAATCTTGAATTTTCCGGCGAGCCCTTCTTTATTCTTTTTGAATATCTTAATATAATCATCCATAAAACCTACAAACCCCAGCCAAACAGTAGTGACGAGCATAAGGATAACATAAATATTGGTAAGGTTGGCAAAAAGCAGGGTAGGAATTAGTATGGAAGCAAGAATAATGATACCCCCCATACTTGGTGTCCCTGCCTTTTTCTTCTCTCCTTGCAGC contains:
- the pgeF gene encoding peptidoglycan editing factor PgeF translates to MIRTTIHHIPLWQFELLKQEEGILHYTSSRFGGVSKGIYATFNQSFTAGDRKESVTENRRRLVQELEITPGMLLFPGQTHTAHVRVIRSHEDLKDPLTETDALVSDLPEVCLSVLTADCVPLLLYDPEKKAVAAAHAGWRGTVQSIALETVDVMKEQFGCRPQNIRAGIGPSIGPKNYEVGGNVVRAVHDNPNIHTESVIKKKSNGKALLNLWEANRQQLLIGGLKEDHVEMAGICTFESHETFFSARRLGNPCGRFASGIMIGGLGG
- a CDS encoding GatB/YqeY domain-containing protein → MSLLEKVESEIKQALKNKQKERLEALRSVKTALWKAKTEKAADEKLSEEEEIQVLQKQLKQRKESAEIYEQQNRNELAEAERKEAEVIQEFLPRPMSDEELTEAVREIIDEAGATSMKDMGKVMGIANRRLAGKAEGKAIAGKVKSMLSGE
- a CDS encoding heavy metal-binding domain-containing protein, with the translated sequence MIITNTEHIARKEVMETLGLVRGNSTRARFFGRDIVAFFKNIAGGEISEYNDLLSNTRNIAIERMAKEAEKMGADAVMNIRFNTANVAQGVSEILAYGTAVKLKDIE
- the ftsZ gene encoding cell division protein FtsZ, with product MAEDRLMNFDLPVDNSSIIKVVGIGGGGGNAINHMYDQGIKDVNFVVCNTDAQALSRSPVSVKIQLGESLTEGRGAGNKPEIGKQAAIENLDDVMEALSSHTKMVFLTAGMGGGTGTGAIPIIAKAAKEQGILTVAIVTIPFRFEGQRRISQAIEGINELGEHVDSLLVINNEKLREVAGNMKLSEAFSHADNILAAAAKGIAEIITVPGYVNVDFADVHTVLANSGVALMGTGMAEGESRATKAIEEALSSPLLNDNDITGTENILLNINSGTEEITMDEIGEITDYINGEVGANPNIIWGTGTDETLENKVSVTIIATGFEDNSIPELYAKKSYKRKVTLEEGAREGESGGYTQYTRNEEDHSEAPGNNQRTFDFDIHNEENEDQFIVKHKKDKDAGGENQTLMEKDEMLEKIRENREKSGKSKNVLRDLKNVEALENEPAYKRKKIKIDHPKYSKESKVSRYTLSDDEMDEQGKKKTRLRENNSYLHDNVD
- the ftsA gene encoding cell division protein FtsA; translated protein: MSYNEHLVAAVDIGTTKVAAIVGKIKENGKVDIMGVSKTPSTGIKRGVVQNIDETVNAIKKTVNEVQAASGTSLTNVFVGIAGQHIKTIRNRGYINRNSSEDEITKEDIDALINEMYNISIDVGEEIIHVLPQNFIVDNETGIKNPVGMLGRRVEANFHIVIGQITSARNIGKCISKAGLSLNELILQPLASSTAILTADEKEAGVTLVDIGGGTTDVAVYYDEIIRHTAVIPFGGDVVTKDIKEGCSILQRQAELLKVQYGSALGDLAREDEVVSIPGISGREPKEITLKSLAYIIQSRMEEILNAVLYEIENSGYYDRMSAGIVVTGGGALLRDLPQLIKFVTGMDVRLGYPAVRLASESVKEVNDPIFSTSVGLVLKGHEIYEQDREKYAQKEEPEEESQEENEPAEQENDRKNLFSRLKDAFNDIFEENDTEM
- a CDS encoding UDP-N-acetylmuramate--L-alanine ligase, with the translated sequence MNLERINRVYFIGVGGIGMSALARYFNSLGKVVAGYDRVSKPLTQQLEKEGVIIHYEDEPGLIPSAFTQNKKRTLVVYTPAIKKDHKELNYFRENGYAVLKRSEVLGEISRNKTCMAVAGTHGKTSVSSMLAHLLNNSSFGCNAFLGGILKNYDSNLIINKKSNLMVVEADEFDRSFLNLSPNMALITSIDEDHLDIYNDKASIKEAFEEFAGKLPQNGTLVCHKDVSLKIPEEKDLKTYTYSLNAGADFYASNIEITDAKYRFDLVTPRETLKNFTLSIPGLVNVENAVAALTMAYLQRVDREYLFKNLSAFQGVQRRFDIQFNQNGVVYIDDYAHHPREISYTIRSVRDFYPKKKIIGVFQPHLYSRTQHFAYQFAKSLEQLDEVILLDVYPAREEPIPGVNSEIILKHIENIPATICAREDLPDMLSKREIEALITMGAGDIDRLVGPICDQLQERYGNE
- the murG gene encoding undecaprenyldiphospho-muramoylpentapeptide beta-N-acetylglucosaminyltransferase; this encodes MSDKELNVIISGGGTGGHVFPALAIADALHRLEYRVNILFVGAVGRMEMKKVPDAGYRIVGLPVAGIQRRLTWKNLLVPFKLIRSLNRSRNIIKDFKPDVVVGVGGYASGPIVRVAEKRGIPVLIQEQNSYAGITNRMLAGKADKICVAYEGMEKYFPAEKIEITGNPLRSNLLNIADKKEEGLKHFELSGEMKTILVLGGSGGARSVNESIIEHLWEFEKEDVQLIWQCGKNYYSRALDEVKHFSLPHVRLVDFIDRMDLAYAVADVIISRAGAGTISELALIKKPAILVPSPNVAEDHQTKNAMSLVEKNAAVLVEDEDARFFLVSKAFTLLEDDNKRKELSDNIAKIAKPDSAARIAEEVVRLADK
- a CDS encoding FtsW/RodA/SpoVE family cell cycle protein, encoding MREILAKYFKGDGVIWGVVILLSLVSLLAVYSSTGTLAYQSQDASAASYILKHFSLLVLSLVIIFVVHNIPFKLYSRLSQIFLLIALILLVLTISSGTTYNQARRWLTVPGIGLTLQTSDFAKLALVMYVARILSVKQYSIRHSREVLGYLFIPILLVCGMILPSNFSTAAILFTTVMILMFIGRVRIKYLFSLVLVGIFLLAVLVGGIMLAGHQARVTTWENRVEGFVGGEEQDNYQVEQSKIAIATGGLLGKGPGNSTQRDFLPHAYSDFIYALIVEEYGFLGGLMILFLYLFLLYRAGVIVKKSTRTFGAFLSIGLSLLLVLQAIINMGVTVRLFPVTGQTLPFVSMGGSSLVFTSIAIGIILNVSRSVDKDKALSDKEETEDAETEDEYENEKEGQEDE
- the murD gene encoding UDP-N-acetylmuramoyl-L-alanine--D-glutamate ligase, translated to MNNRMVILGAGESGAGSAVLAKKQGFEVFVSDQGAVKPTYRDLLQKHDITWEEGTHSENEILKAGEVIKSPGIPEDANVVVKVREQGIPVISEIEFASRYTSAYTICITGSNGKTTTAKLTHFMLDNSGLNAGLAGNVGNSFAYQVATAAYDYYVIELSSFQLDGIYEFKPDIAILLNITPDHLDRYGHQLQRYVDSKFRITMNLDAGNLFVYNADDEIIQAELSKRKLAAEQVPFSHQAGTAPGAFIENETMHVIYKNSELTMSIHDLALKGKHNAYNSMAASIAAQALNIRKESIRKSLANFQGVEHRLEHVLKIHGIEFVNDSKATNVNSTWYALESMPGNLIWIAGGQDKGNDYSFLRDLVSSKVKAIICLGVDNTKIHQAFQDIVDTIVDTKSAEEAVRTAYYLGKKGDTVLLSPACASFDLFENYEERGDQFKQAVRRL